A region from the Sulfitobacter sp. D7 genome encodes:
- a CDS encoding DUF1013 domain-containing protein, translated as MAKPIMAKATAVWLVDNTTISFKQIADFVGMHELEVQGIADGDVAQGVKGFDPVANNQLTQEEIDAAQDNPLHKLKLKFNAAAEGEEKRRGPRYTPLSKRQDRPASILWLVKFHPELSDGQVSKLVGTTKPTIQAIRERTHWNIANIQPIDPVALGLCKQSELDAAVQKAAAKKAAAGEVMNDDERRKLVSTEQSLGMDNEPKIPTAIEGLETFTLSGNSTDDEEEDDHSKGDYSDADSFFSLPESTDEDDEDEDKAKG; from the coding sequence ATGGCAAAACCGATTATGGCCAAAGCCACCGCCGTCTGGCTCGTGGACAACACCACCATCAGCTTCAAGCAGATCGCTGATTTCGTCGGCATGCATGAATTGGAAGTGCAGGGCATCGCCGATGGCGACGTGGCGCAGGGCGTGAAGGGTTTTGATCCGGTTGCCAACAACCAGCTTACTCAAGAAGAGATCGACGCGGCGCAGGACAATCCGCTGCATAAGCTGAAGCTCAAGTTCAACGCCGCCGCCGAGGGCGAAGAGAAACGTCGCGGCCCGCGCTATACCCCGCTCAGCAAACGTCAGGACCGTCCGGCGTCGATCCTGTGGCTGGTCAAGTTCCACCCCGAACTTTCCGACGGTCAGGTCAGCAAACTGGTGGGCACCACCAAGCCGACGATCCAAGCGATTCGCGAGCGCACGCATTGGAACATCGCCAACATCCAGCCGATCGACCCGGTTGCCCTTGGCCTGTGCAAACAGTCCGAGCTTGACGCCGCCGTGCAAAAGGCCGCCGCGAAAAAGGCCGCTGCGGGCGAAGTGATGAACGACGACGAGCGCCGCAAGCTGGTGTCGACCGAGCAGAGCCTCGGCATGGACAACGAGCCCAAAATCCCCACGGCCATCGAAGGTCTGGAGACCTTCACCCTCTCCGGCAACAGCACGGACGACGAAGAGGAAGATGATCATTCCAAGGGCGATTACTCCGACGCCGACAGCTTCTTCTCGCTGCCAGAGAGCACCGATGAAGACGACGAGGATGAAGACAAGGCCAAGGGCTAA
- a CDS encoding ribonuclease T2 family protein has protein sequence MRPLRACLLILGLLAPTVTLAEGESSGEFDYYVMSLSWSPNWCELTGDARQSAQCDADKDHGWTLHGLWPQFTRGYPSYCQSGQRPPSRAQTGAMADIMGTGGLAWHQWKKHGSCSGLDSADYFALSREAYARINRPEVFRKLDRAVSLPASVVEEAFLKANPDLTAQGVTITCKQGHIQEARICLSRSLEFIPCGPDVRRDCTLDNALFTPLR, from the coding sequence ATGCGGCCACTGCGCGCCTGCCTGCTGATCCTCGGGCTGCTTGCCCCCACCGTTACGCTGGCCGAGGGGGAGAGTTCGGGCGAATTCGACTACTACGTCATGTCCCTGTCATGGTCGCCCAACTGGTGCGAATTGACGGGCGACGCGCGGCAGTCTGCGCAATGCGATGCGGATAAGGACCACGGCTGGACCCTACATGGGCTTTGGCCACAATTCACGCGCGGGTATCCGTCCTATTGCCAAAGCGGCCAGCGCCCGCCCAGCCGCGCACAGACCGGGGCGATGGCCGATATCATGGGCACCGGGGGCTTGGCATGGCATCAATGGAAGAAACACGGCTCTTGCAGCGGGCTGGACTCCGCGGATTATTTCGCCCTCTCGCGAGAGGCCTACGCCCGCATCAACCGCCCCGAGGTCTTTCGCAAGCTCGACCGCGCCGTTTCCCTGCCCGCCTCCGTGGTAGAGGAGGCATTCCTCAAAGCGAACCCCGACCTGACCGCACAGGGGGTCACCATCACCTGCAAGCAAGGCCACATCCAAGAGGCGCGCATCTGTCTGTCTCGCAGTCTTGAGTTCATCCCCTGCGGGCCGGACGTTCGGCGGGACTGTACGCTTGATAACGCCCTGTTCACCCCTTTGCGCTAA
- a CDS encoding NAD(P)H-quinone oxidoreductase, with protein sequence MTETMRAIEITEPGGPDVLQGTTRPRPQPKHGQVIIKVAYAGVNRPDALQRAGKYAPPPTASDLPGLEASGEVVEVGPGVTTLAPGDLVCALLPGGGYAEYVATPAAHCLPIPEGMGLKEAACLPETFFTVWSNLFMRGGLKAGEKVLIHGGSSGIGTTAIQLARILGARVFVTAGTDSKCTACMKLGAEVAINYRDTDFVDVLQAEGGADVILDMVGGSYINRNLKALAEDGRLVQIAFLQGAKQEVNFVTLMTRRLTMTGSTLRPQSDLAKARIAEELLQNVWPLLEQGRVAPVMDSTYDLSEANDAHRRMEASGHIGKIVLKVGGALDAEADQ encoded by the coding sequence ATGACAGAGACCATGCGTGCAATCGAAATCACCGAACCCGGCGGTCCGGACGTTCTTCAGGGCACCACCCGCCCGCGGCCCCAACCGAAACATGGGCAGGTCATCATCAAGGTCGCCTATGCCGGGGTGAATCGCCCCGATGCCCTGCAACGCGCGGGCAAATATGCACCGCCGCCCACCGCCAGTGATCTGCCGGGGCTGGAGGCCTCGGGCGAGGTGGTCGAGGTCGGCCCCGGCGTGACGACACTGGCACCGGGGGATCTGGTTTGCGCCCTGCTGCCCGGCGGTGGCTATGCCGAATATGTGGCCACCCCCGCCGCGCATTGCCTGCCGATCCCCGAAGGCATGGGGCTGAAAGAAGCGGCCTGCCTTCCCGAGACGTTCTTTACCGTCTGGTCCAACCTCTTCATGCGGGGCGGGCTTAAGGCTGGGGAGAAAGTGCTGATCCACGGTGGCTCTTCCGGCATCGGCACGACGGCGATCCAGCTGGCCCGTATCTTGGGCGCGCGGGTGTTTGTGACCGCGGGGACGGATAGCAAATGCACGGCCTGCATGAAGCTGGGTGCCGAAGTGGCGATCAACTACCGGGATACGGATTTCGTTGACGTGCTGCAGGCCGAGGGCGGCGCGGATGTGATCCTTGATATGGTTGGGGGCAGCTATATCAACCGCAACCTGAAGGCTTTGGCCGAAGATGGCAGGCTGGTGCAGATCGCTTTCCTGCAGGGCGCCAAGCAGGAGGTGAACTTTGTCACCCTGATGACCCGCCGCCTGACCATGACCGGATCGACCCTGCGCCCGCAAAGCGATCTGGCCAAGGCGCGGATTGCAGAGGAGCTTTTGCAGAACGTCTGGCCCCTGTTGGAGCAGGGCCGCGTCGCCCCGGTGATGGACAGCACCTATGACCTGTCCGAGGCGAATGACGCGCACCGTCGGATGGAGGCCAGCGGCCATATCGGCAAGATCGTTCTAAAGGTCGGTGGCGCGCTGGACGCCGAGGCAGACCAATAA
- a CDS encoding AMP-binding protein → MRAQGNFRWHQDARLFAGQSEVPRAPEGQRDSFRALPATPTFDALTALTTAISQQAPFCLGDRPLPDDIACPPGAFLTLTGGASGQPKAVRRSQASWIASFDVNADRFALTRHDSVAVLGQLSHSLSLYAVLEALHLGLDAHILADQPPRQQASQIATSGATILYATPTQLRLLARGAAAPLPSLRLVLCGGGALDAATRAATGRLCPHAAVHVFYGAAETSFITLADAATPEGSVGRPYPGVELRLLDAAGQPTSDVGEIWVRSPYLFDGYALGCSTETRRQDGFVTVGEMGELDDKGQLWIRGRRQRMVQIADQLVFPEAVETVIAAHTGLPCAVLPRDDALRGQHLIAVVEGTAEAARPEEIIANCRAALGPLAAPRRVYFRSELPLLPSGKVDLRALADGLEGQA, encoded by the coding sequence ATGCGCGCGCAAGGCAATTTCAGATGGCATCAGGACGCGCGGCTTTTCGCGGGACAATCGGAAGTGCCCCGCGCGCCCGAAGGCCAGCGCGACAGCTTCCGCGCCCTGCCCGCAACCCCGACCTTCGACGCGCTGACGGCCCTTACCACAGCGATCAGCCAGCAGGCCCCCTTTTGCCTCGGCGACCGCCCCCTGCCCGATGACATCGCCTGCCCGCCCGGCGCGTTCCTCACCCTCACCGGGGGCGCGTCGGGCCAACCCAAGGCCGTGCGCCGCAGCCAAGCCTCTTGGATCGCTAGCTTTGACGTGAACGCCGATCGCTTTGCTCTAACCCGCCACGACAGCGTTGCCGTGTTGGGGCAGCTCAGCCATTCCCTGTCGCTCTATGCGGTGTTGGAGGCGCTGCACCTTGGCCTCGACGCGCATATTCTGGCCGATCAGCCCCCCCGCCAGCAAGCGTCGCAGATTGCCACATCGGGGGCGACGATCCTCTATGCCACGCCGACGCAATTACGGCTGCTGGCCCGTGGGGCCGCCGCCCCGCTGCCCTCGCTGCGGCTGGTGCTTTGTGGCGGCGGCGCGCTTGATGCGGCGACGCGGGCGGCGACCGGGCGGCTTTGCCCCCATGCGGCGGTGCATGTGTTTTACGGCGCGGCAGAAACGAGCTTTATCACGCTGGCCGATGCCGCCACGCCCGAAGGATCGGTTGGCCGCCCTTATCCCGGCGTCGAACTGCGGCTTTTGGATGCGGCGGGGCAACCCACTTCAGACGTGGGTGAAATCTGGGTGCGCAGCCCGTACCTTTTCGATGGCTACGCTCTGGGCTGCAGCACCGAGACCCGCAGGCAGGATGGTTTCGTGACCGTGGGCGAGATGGGCGAACTGGATGACAAAGGACAGCTGTGGATCAGAGGGCGGCGGCAGCGCATGGTGCAGATTGCCGATCAACTGGTTTTCCCCGAAGCGGTGGAGACCGTGATCGCCGCGCATACTGGTCTGCCCTGCGCGGTTCTGCCCCGTGACGATGCGCTGCGGGGGCAACATCTGATTGCAGTTGTCGAAGGCACCGCAGAGGCGGCGCGCCCTGAGGAAATCATCGCCAATTGTCGCGCAGCACTCGGCCCACTGGCCGCCCCCCGTCGCGTCTATTTCCGCTCCGAATTGCCGCTGCTGCCTTCGGGCAAGGTCGACCTTCGCGCCCTCGCCGACGGGTTGGAGGGCCAAGCATGA
- a CDS encoding thiolase family protein produces the protein MTRAYIVSACRSPVAPRGGALAHLTLPDLAAPVLSAALARAGLAPAQVDEVICSTALGPGGNPARSIALAAALPEHVAGLSIDRQCAGGLDALALARQMILAGAADIVVAGGAESYSRQPLRYRTFADGRPPEPYTQAPFTPWPARDPDMAQAAAALARSQGITREAQDDWAVESHAKARAQLAPKAELVPLANIEADTFTRRLTPALCRRAKVLSGEITAANAAVAADAAAFCVVVSDRMAAELTVPKIELIATATKGSKPEEPGLAPLVAIGEVFRQTGLTASDLTLAEIMEAYAVQAIACATGAGVAPQIVNIGGGALARGHPIGASGAINAVRLWHGLVARGSGTGLAAIAAAGGIGSAALMRL, from the coding sequence ATGACCCGTGCCTACATCGTTTCTGCCTGCCGTAGCCCGGTCGCCCCGCGCGGCGGCGCCTTGGCGCATCTGACTTTGCCCGATCTTGCCGCGCCGGTTCTTTCCGCCGCCCTTGCCCGCGCGGGGTTGGCCCCTGCGCAGGTCGACGAAGTGATCTGCAGCACCGCCCTTGGCCCCGGCGGCAACCCCGCGCGCAGCATCGCCTTGGCGGCGGCGCTGCCCGAACATGTCGCGGGCCTGAGCATTGACCGGCAGTGCGCGGGGGGCTTGGACGCGCTCGCGCTGGCGCGCCAAATGATCCTTGCGGGGGCTGCGGATATCGTTGTGGCGGGCGGGGCGGAAAGCTACTCGCGCCAACCGTTGCGCTACCGCACCTTCGCCGATGGCCGCCCGCCTGAGCCCTATACCCAAGCGCCCTTTACCCCATGGCCCGCGCGTGACCCCGACATGGCGCAAGCCGCCGCTGCGCTTGCCCGGTCGCAGGGTATCACCCGCGAAGCGCAGGATGACTGGGCGGTGGAAAGCCACGCAAAGGCCCGCGCGCAGCTAGCGCCCAAGGCGGAACTCGTACCGCTCGCAAACATCGAAGCCGATACATTCACCCGCCGCCTCACCCCCGCGCTTTGCCGCCGGGCCAAGGTGCTTTCCGGTGAGATCACTGCCGCCAATGCCGCCGTCGCCGCCGATGCCGCGGCCTTTTGCGTCGTTGTCTCAGACCGAATGGCGGCTGAGCTCACCGTGCCAAAGATCGAACTTATCGCCACCGCAACCAAGGGCAGCAAACCCGAAGAGCCGGGACTGGCACCACTGGTGGCGATTGGCGAAGTCTTTCGCCAAACGGGATTAACCGCCAGCGACCTGACCCTCGCCGAGATCATGGAGGCCTATGCCGTGCAGGCCATCGCCTGCGCCACCGGCGCGGGGGTCGCGCCGCAGATCGTCAACATCGGCGGGGGTGCCTTGGCACGCGGGCATCCGATTGGTGCATCGGGTGCGATCAACGCAGTGCGGCTCTGGCATGGATTGGTGGCGCGGGGGTCGGGCACCGGATTGGCGGCGATTGCCGCAGCCGGGGGGATCGGCTCTGCCGCGCTGATGCGGCTGTAG
- a CDS encoding biotin transporter BioY produces MERNLTMIALFAALIAALGLIPKFTLGFGVPITAQSLGVMLCGTVLGAWRGGLAALLFVALVALGLPLLAGGRGGLGVFASPTVGFLVGFPIGAFVTGFIMDQWRSAPVGLAAGVSAVLGGILVVYAFGIFGMMMTLNKTLLEATLLVQAFIPGDLIKAVLAGFITSGLAKARPASVLSRS; encoded by the coding sequence ATGGAACGCAATCTGACAATGATCGCCCTCTTCGCCGCGCTGATTGCGGCATTGGGCCTGATCCCGAAATTCACGCTCGGCTTTGGCGTGCCGATCACGGCGCAGTCGCTGGGCGTCATGCTCTGTGGCACGGTGCTGGGCGCATGGCGCGGCGGTCTTGCCGCACTGCTGTTCGTGGCACTGGTGGCGCTTGGTCTGCCGCTTTTGGCCGGAGGCCGTGGCGGTCTGGGCGTCTTTGCCTCGCCGACCGTGGGTTTCCTCGTTGGCTTCCCGATCGGTGCCTTTGTGACTGGCTTTATCATGGACCAGTGGCGCAGCGCGCCTGTGGGTCTGGCCGCCGGGGTTTCGGCCGTCTTGGGCGGCATCCTTGTGGTCTATGCCTTTGGCATCTTCGGCATGATGATGACGCTGAACAAGACGCTGCTTGAGGCGACCCTGCTGGTCCAAGCCTTCATCCCCGGTGACCTGATCAAAGCCGTGCTGGCGGGTTTCATCACCTCCGGTCTGGCCAAGGCGCGTCCCGCAAGCGTGCTGTCGCGCAGCTAA
- a CDS encoding energy-coupling factor transporter transmembrane component T, with product MISLTSPVETRAHGWPAGAKLGALCAATLLLFGVEDLVWQIAFCAGMLLLYALPGRAFLKGGLGRLRMLWPFVALILLWHILTSDAEAGLVIVLRMVTAVGLANLVTMTTKLSDMMAVVRWLATPLRRFGVRTRSLELAVALVVRFTPVLAAKGQMLSLAWRARSRRRAGWRIVMPFTVLAIDDAEHVAEALRARGGL from the coding sequence ATGATCTCTCTGACCTCGCCGGTTGAGACCCGCGCCCACGGCTGGCCCGCGGGGGCCAAGCTGGGGGCGCTTTGTGCGGCGACACTGTTGCTATTCGGGGTCGAGGATCTGGTCTGGCAAATCGCCTTTTGTGCCGGGATGTTGCTGCTTTACGCCCTGCCGGGGCGGGCTTTTCTAAAGGGCGGCTTGGGGCGGTTGCGGATGCTCTGGCCCTTTGTGGCGTTGATCCTGCTGTGGCATATACTGACCAGCGATGCAGAGGCCGGCCTTGTCATCGTGCTGCGCATGGTCACGGCGGTGGGGCTGGCCAATCTTGTGACCATGACCACGAAACTCAGCGATATGATGGCGGTGGTGCGCTGGCTTGCCACGCCGCTGCGCCGCTTTGGGGTCCGAACCCGCAGTCTGGAGTTGGCCGTGGCGCTGGTGGTGCGTTTCACGCCGGTGCTGGCGGCCAAAGGGCAGATGCTATCGCTGGCGTGGCGCGCGCGGTCGCGCAGGCGGGCGGGCTGGCGGATCGTGATGCCCTTTACCGTGCTGGCCATCGATGACGCCGAACATGTGGCAGAGGCGCTGCGCGCGCGTGGCGGGCTGTGA